The following coding sequences are from one Polyodon spathula isolate WHYD16114869_AA chromosome 7, ASM1765450v1, whole genome shotgun sequence window:
- the rab21 gene encoding ras-related protein Rab-21, which produces MAAGGTGGGNKTYSFKVVLLGEGCVGKTSLVLRYCENKFNDKHITTLQASFLTKKLNIGGKRVNLAIWDTAGQERFHALGPIYYRDSNGAILVYDVTDEDSFQKVKNWVKELRKMLGNEICLCIVGNKIDLEKERHVSVQEAEGYAESVGAKHYHTSAKLNKGIEELFLDLCKRMIETAQADERAKGNGSSQSGAARRGVQIVDDEPQSAAAAGGGCCSSG; this is translated from the exons ATGGCGGCTGGTGGAACAGGGGGCGGTAATAAAACGTATTCTTTTAAGGTGGTTTTGTTAGGAGAAGGCTGTGTGGGGAAGACATCATTGGTGCTGCGGTACTGCGAGAACAAATTCAACGACAAACACATCACAACGTTGCAG gcatcCTTCTTAACAAAGAAATTGAACATCGGAGGGAAAAGAGTTAACCTTGCGATATGG GATACAGCAGGTCAAGAAAGGTTCCACGCCCTGGGCCCAATATATTACAGAGACTCCAACGGAGCCATATTAGTGTACGATGTCACAGATGAGGATTCCTTTCAGAAG GTGAAAAACTGGGTTAAAGAATTAAGAAAAATGTTGGGGAatgaaatatgtttatgtatagttg gTAACAAAATagacctggaaaaagaaagaCACGTATCAGTACAAGAAGCAGAAGG ATATGCAGAATCAGTTGGGGCAAAGCACTATCACACTTCAGCCAAATTGAACAAAGGAATTGAAGAACTTTTTCTTGACCTTTGTAAAA GAATGATTGAAACGGCACAGGCAGATGAGCGAGCAAAAGGTAATGGCTCCAGCCAATCAGGAGCAGCACGACGAGGGGTACAGATCGTGGACGATGAACCCCAGAGTGCTGCCGCTGCGGGTGGAGGCTGCTGTTCATCCGGCTAA